The Terrirubrum flagellatum nucleotide sequence GAGATCATGTCGATGTCGGGATAGATCGCGCCGTCGCCCGGGATGCGCGTTCCGACTTCGATGCAGAATGCGTCGAACTGCGTTCGGTTCTGCAGACAATGCCCATTGGGATCGCCCGCTTTGAATCCGGCGGCGTCGCCCGGGCGCAGAATCTCTTCGCCGTCATCGGTGACGAGCGTCACCTCGCCGCTGAGGACATAGACGAATTCGTCGGACTCCGTCTGCCAGTGCCGCTGGCTCGACCACGCGCCGGGAGGAAGGCGCAGCAGATTCACGCCGAATTGCGTCAGGCCCGCGGGATCGCCGAGCTTCGTCCTTTCGCGCGAAACGCAGGGTTCATCGTATGGCGGCGGATAGAATGTTCCGACGTTGGCGACGAGCGTCGCGACATCAATCTTCTTCGCCATGGGGGGCACCCGAACGAATCCTGTTCGGGCGATCATGAGCGGGAATGCGCGCCGCGTCTATTCCGCGGGAACGAACTCGTATTCATGCGCATGCGTGCTGCGCGGCTTCTCGACCGGCTCCTTCGGCATCGGCGCCGAGGCCATCGGATTGTTCGGATGCTCCTTCCAGGTGCGGTGGCCGCCGACCTGCAATCCGGTGCGCGGATCGACATAGCCGGCCGGGCGCGGCGTCAGCGTGATGCAATTGTCGACCGGGCACACGACGGCGCAGAGATTGCAGCCGACGCATTCCTCCTCAATCACCTCGAATTTTCTCACGCCATTGACCAGATGCGTGATCGCCTGATGCGACGTGTCCTCGCAGGCGATGTGGCAGCGGCCGCACTTGATGCAGAGATCCTGATCGATCTCCGCCTTCACGACATAGTCGAGATTGAGATGCTGCCAATCCGTCACCTTCGGCGTGGCGAGCCCAACGAGGTCGGACACGCTGCGATAGCCGCGCTCGTCCATGAAAGCGGAGAGGCCAGCGCTCATCTCTTCGACAATACGGAAGCCATAGACCATCGCGGCGGTGCAGACCTGCACCGTTCCAGCTCCGAGCGCCATGAATTCGGCGGCGTCACGCCAGTTCTCAATGCCGCCAATGCCCGAGATCGGCAGTCCGCGCGTGACTTCAGAGCGCGCGATCTCCGCCACCATGTTGAGCGCGATCGGCTTCACCGCGCGGCCGCAATAGCCGCCATGGGTGCTCTGTCCCCCGACATTGGGAAACGGCGTCATGTTGTCGAGATCAACGCCCATCACCGAATTGATCGTGTTGATCAGCGACACCGCATCGGCGCCGCCGCGCATCGCGGCCTCCGCCGGCTTACGGATGTCGGAGATATTAGGCGTCAGCTTCACGATGACAGGCATGCGCGTGTGTTGCTTGCACCAGCGCGCGACCATCTCGACATATTCCGGCACCTGGCCGACGGCCGCGCCCATGCCGCGCTCGGACATGCCATGCGGACAGCCGAAATTCAGCTCGACGCCATCAGCTTCGGTGTCCTCGACATGCTTCAGAATCTTCTTCCAGCTGTCTTCCTCGCACGGCACCATCAGCGAGATGATCAGTGCGCGATCGGGCCAGTTGCGCTTGACCTCCTTGATCTCGCGGAGGTTCACGGAGAGCGGACGATCGGTGATGAGCTCGTTGTTGTTGAGCCCCATGACGCGGCGATCAGGCGCGTGCCAGGCGCCGTAGCGCGGGCCGGAGACGTTGACGACCGGCGGCCCGTCCTCGCCAAGCGTTTTCCAGACTGCGCCGCCCCATCCCGCTCTGAAGGCGCGCTCGATGTTGTAGGCCTTGTCGGTCGGCGGCGCCGAAGCGAGCCAGAACGGATTCGGCGATTTGATTCCGCAGAAGTCGACGCGAAGATCGGCCATTCAAACCTCCTTCAACGTGTGAACGTTAAGCCGCGACCGAGACGCGGGATTTCAGCCCGCGGCCGATCGAAATCGCCGCCTGCTTGCCGTCCTCGACAGCGGCGACGGTCAGATCCTGTCCGCCTGCGACACAGTCGCCGCCGGCCCAGACATCGTCGAGCGACGTCTTGCGTTCGACATCGATCTTGATGCGGCCGCCTTCCAGCGTCAGCGCGCCGTCGCCGATCTCGGCGCCCAGCAAGGTCTGGCCGATCGCGAGGAAAAGCTGATCGCAATCGAGCGCAAGCTTGCGGCCGTCATCGACGAGCTTGCCATTCTCGTCTCTGGTGTAAGCAAGCTCGACGCCGCTGACATGACCATTTGCGTGCTTCACGCCGACAGGCCGCAGCCAATGACGGATCAGCACACCGTCGGTTTGCGCCAGTTCCTGTTCGAAATCGCTCGCCTTCATCGCGGCGGCGTCGCGGCGATAGACGATCGTCACCTCTTCCGCGCCAAGGCGTTTCGCCTGGCTCGCCATATCGATCGCGGTCATGCCGCCGCCGACGACAACGACGCGGCGGCCAATCGCGACCTCGGACTTGTCTTTCGTCTGCCGCAAGCGCGCGATGAAAGCGACCGCATCCTCGACGCCTTTCACGCCGGCATGGTCGACGCCCAGCGCATTCACGCCGCCAAGGCCGATGCTGAGGAACACCGCATCGAATTTCGCGCGGAGATCAGCGAGTTTCAGATTGTCGCCAAGCCGCGAGCCATATTCGATCGCAATGCCGCCAACGCCGAGGATGTAATCGACTTCGCGCGCCGCGAATTCATCGACCGTCTTGTACGCGGCGATGCCATATTCATTGAGGCCGCCAGCCTTCGGCCGCGCTTCAAAGATCGTCACCGCGTGGCCCTGCCGCGCCAGCGCGTGCGCGCAGCTCAATCCTGCAGGACCGGCGCCGACAACAGCAATCTTGAATCCCGTCGGCGCGTCCTGCTTGTAGATCTGCTTGCCGGTTTTGAAGAGCGCGTCCGTCGCGTAGCGCTGCAAGCGCCCGATCTCGACCGGCATGCCTTCGGCGTGCTCGCGCACGCAGGCTTCCTCGCACAGCGTTTCAGTCGGACACACGCGCGCGCACATGCCGCCCATAATGTTCGCATCGAGGATCGTCTTTGCCGCGCCGAGCGCGTTGGCGTTGGCGATCTGCCGGATGAAGAGCGGAATATCGATCTTCGTCGGGCACGCATTCATGCAAGGCGCGTCGTAGCAATAAAGGCAGCGCTCTGAGGCGACGATCGCTTCATGCTTGTCGAACGCGGGATGAAGGTCGGCGAAATTGGCGGCGTAGTCGGCTTCCGCGAGGCGGCCCGCTGCGATGTCAGGCCCCTTTTCCCAGGCTGATCCGCTCATCTCGCCCTCTCTCCCCGGACAGATTTGACCATATGATCAAAACAGAGAGAGCCTGTCAATGGAATGATTCCAAAGAGTGGAGCTGCGATCCCGCTCGCTCCTCGACGCGTGAGTTGAGCGTCTCCTGGGCGAGATCCGCCCAATCTGATTTTTCTCGAATTGACCGAAATTTTTCTCGAGCAGCCGAAGCGCCCGGCCTGCGACTTTGCGCAGCATCTCGATCCCGCAACGGCCGTCAGCGACGCGCTAGCTCTTCGTTGAAGTTTTGAAGCTCGTCTTAAAGGGAAAGGTGACGATCGCGAGAAATGCGCCGCAGAGATAGAGCGCTGCAAATGCGGTTGCGACGCCTCCGAGCACATAGGACAACCACCATGAAGCGTAGACGGATATCCTGAGCGGCGCAGGATTCTGCTCAGCCATAAAGCGATCAAACTTCGCCTCCGTCTCAACCGCGAGTTCTGGCGAAGCCTGCACAACGACTTCTGGCCCATCGCTGACAATCGCGAATTGGCCTGTTGAATGGCTCACGGCGCCTGCCCGGCCCATGCGCCGATTTTCGGCTGTATTTTTATAGCGGAATTCCGCCGTCACATCCGCGCGCAACTCCTTTACATGCTCGATCTCTCTTTTTTGCCAGGGAATAAACATAAGAACATAGCGCGTCACCGCGACCCTGGCGGTTGACCCCGTCTTTTGGATCGCAACATCAGTGAACGGCGCAATAAGCGTAATGAGGATCGGCGCGCCAACGAAGACGAGCGCAGCGATCGTCTGAGTGATGATCGCGCCTTTAAGGCTTGCCTTGGCCATTTAAACCCTCTCCAAATTTCTTCTTCCTTTGCAATCAATCTTCAGGCAGCCTACTCGCTGTCGACCGCTGCTTCGAAATCGCAGAACCTCAACGCGATGCGCAAAGCCAAACATTCATCACACAAATTCCATCGCGCGCGGCGAAGAGATTGAAAAAGATAAGTTGCTTATTCGACCGCAATGACGTCGACGGCGACTTTCACATCCTGATCGCCGGCGCCGAGAAGGATACCGTCGATCGGCGCCACGTCGGCATAGTCGCGGCCTGTCGCGAGCACGATGTGATCATCGCCTGCGGGTATGGCGTTTGTGGGGTCGAGGCCAATCCACCCCACGCGCTGACCGCACCAGACGCTCACCCATGCATGCGTCGCGTCTGCGCCTTCGAGACGCTTCTTTCCCGGCGGTGGAATGGTGCGGAGATAGCCGCTGACATAAGCCGCAGGCACGCCGAGGCCGCGCAATCCCGCGATCATGATATGCGCGAAATCCTGACACACGCCGCCGCGCCCCTCGAACGCCTGTGAAAGCGGCGTCCACACCTTCGTCGCATCGGGATCATATTTGAAGTCGCGCCGGATGCGCCGCATCAGATCAAGCGCTCCGTCGAGCGCAGAGCGACCCTCGGCGAAACTTTCCCGGGCATAGTCGATAACAGGCGCGTAACGCGGCACGCGATGACTCGGAAACAGGAAATGCGCCGGCGACAGGCTCGCGACGCTGGCGACACCCGCGGCTTGCGCGCGCACGGCTTCGAGCGTCTCCTGCGGTAAAGCCTGCGGCAATGCTCCGCGCCTGACATCGACACGCGCGCGCGCGGTGAAGCTGATTTCCTCGTGCTCCGCGTCGATCGTCATGACCGTCAC carries:
- a CDS encoding cupin domain-containing protein, which gives rise to MAKKIDVATLVANVGTFYPPPYDEPCVSRERTKLGDPAGLTQFGVNLLRLPPGAWSSQRHWQTESDEFVYVLSGEVTLVTDDGEEILRPGDAAGFKAGDPNGHCLQNRTQFDAFCIEVGTRIPGDGAIYPDIDMISPAQGKPAMYVKRDGTPYPDIKRRSKKVDPAPLK
- the preA gene encoding NAD-dependent dihydropyrimidine dehydrogenase subunit PreA; its protein translation is MADLRVDFCGIKSPNPFWLASAPPTDKAYNIERAFRAGWGGAVWKTLGEDGPPVVNVSGPRYGAWHAPDRRVMGLNNNELITDRPLSVNLREIKEVKRNWPDRALIISLMVPCEEDSWKKILKHVEDTEADGVELNFGCPHGMSERGMGAAVGQVPEYVEMVARWCKQHTRMPVIVKLTPNISDIRKPAEAAMRGGADAVSLINTINSVMGVDLDNMTPFPNVGGQSTHGGYCGRAVKPIALNMVAEIARSEVTRGLPISGIGGIENWRDAAEFMALGAGTVQVCTAAMVYGFRIVEEMSAGLSAFMDERGYRSVSDLVGLATPKVTDWQHLNLDYVVKAEIDQDLCIKCGRCHIACEDTSHQAITHLVNGVRKFEVIEEECVGCNLCAVVCPVDNCITLTPRPAGYVDPRTGLQVGGHRTWKEHPNNPMASAPMPKEPVEKPRSTHAHEYEFVPAE
- a CDS encoding NAD(P)-dependent oxidoreductase; its protein translation is MSGSAWEKGPDIAAGRLAEADYAANFADLHPAFDKHEAIVASERCLYCYDAPCMNACPTKIDIPLFIRQIANANALGAAKTILDANIMGGMCARVCPTETLCEEACVREHAEGMPVEIGRLQRYATDALFKTGKQIYKQDAPTGFKIAVVGAGPAGLSCAHALARQGHAVTIFEARPKAGGLNEYGIAAYKTVDEFAAREVDYILGVGGIAIEYGSRLGDNLKLADLRAKFDAVFLSIGLGGVNALGVDHAGVKGVEDAVAFIARLRQTKDKSEVAIGRRVVVVGGGMTAIDMASQAKRLGAEEVTIVYRRDAAAMKASDFEQELAQTDGVLIRHWLRPVGVKHANGHVSGVELAYTRDENGKLVDDGRKLALDCDQLFLAIGQTLLGAEIGDGALTLEGGRIKIDVERKTSLDDVWAGGDCVAGGQDLTVAAVEDGKQAAISIGRGLKSRVSVAA
- a CDS encoding transglutaminase family protein; this translates as MIYDITHVTSYTYGVPVTFARCSLRLTPLSGPGQQVLSAQISVDPKPASVAERACFFGNRVTVMTIDAEHEEISFTARARVDVRRGALPQALPQETLEAVRAQAAGVASVASLSPAHFLFPSHRVPRYAPVIDYARESFAEGRSALDGALDLMRRIRRDFKYDPDATKVWTPLSQAFEGRGGVCQDFAHIMIAGLRGLGVPAAYVSGYLRTIPPPGKKRLEGADATHAWVSVWCGQRVGWIGLDPTNAIPAGDDHIVLATGRDYADVAPIDGILLGAGDQDVKVAVDVIAVE